The Lysobacter sp. HDW10 genome window below encodes:
- a CDS encoding glycosyltransferase family 9 protein — MLVATPKEICLLRLSALGDVTHVLPVINTLQTAWPETRITWLVGRGEQKLLEGLPGVDFVVYDKKSGFKGMREIGRTLKAKLGAHRKFDALLQMQVAARANLLSAFVPATMRVGYDASRSKDLHGLFINTRIEDRPGIHVLDAIGSFVEPLGLTPLPVTWKMPVPEDAFEWARAQWPDDGRPVLAISPCSSHVKRNWYADRYAAVADHAVTRGWRVVLCGGRSELERAMGDAILAAMKHDALDLIGKDTLKQLPALLARADLLMTPDSGPMHIANAMGTKVLGLHAASNPRRSGPYSDTRYCADRYDDAARKYLGKPAAELKWGTKIEHDDVMQLITVEDGIAAFERYVADGAR, encoded by the coding sequence ATGCTTGTGGCAACCCCCAAAGAGATTTGTTTGCTCCGCCTTTCCGCCCTCGGCGACGTCACGCACGTGCTACCCGTGATCAATACCTTACAAACGGCTTGGCCTGAGACGCGGATCACCTGGCTCGTCGGTCGCGGTGAACAAAAACTGCTGGAAGGCCTGCCCGGCGTGGATTTCGTCGTTTACGACAAGAAGTCCGGGTTCAAGGGCATGCGCGAGATTGGTCGCACGCTAAAAGCCAAATTGGGTGCCCACCGAAAGTTCGATGCCCTCCTGCAGATGCAAGTCGCCGCGCGCGCAAATCTGCTCTCGGCCTTCGTGCCCGCGACAATGCGCGTGGGCTACGACGCATCGCGCTCCAAAGATTTGCATGGCCTGTTCATCAATACGCGCATTGAAGATCGCCCCGGCATTCATGTCTTAGACGCGATAGGCAGTTTCGTCGAACCCCTTGGTCTGACACCTCTTCCGGTCACTTGGAAGATGCCCGTCCCAGAGGATGCATTTGAATGGGCACGCGCACAGTGGCCAGACGATGGCAGGCCTGTGTTGGCGATTTCGCCCTGCTCGAGTCACGTCAAACGCAATTGGTATGCCGACCGCTATGCCGCCGTTGCCGATCATGCAGTCACGCGCGGCTGGCGTGTCGTCTTATGCGGCGGGCGATCTGAGCTCGAACGCGCGATGGGCGATGCCATTCTCGCCGCCATGAAACACGACGCGCTCGACCTCATCGGCAAAGACACATTGAAGCAACTGCCGGCACTCCTCGCACGCGCAGATCTACTGATGACACCCGACTCCGGCCCCATGCATATCGCCAATGCGATGGGCACGAAAGTCTTAGGTCTACATGCTGCAAGCAACCCAAGACGCAGCGGCCCCTATTCGGACACACGCTACTGCGCGGACCGCTACGACGATGCCGCGCGCAAATATCTAGGGAAGCCCGCAGCTGAACTCAAGTGGGGCACAAAGATTGAACACGACGATGTCATGCAACTCATCACCGTGGAAGACGGCATCGCTGCCTTTGAACGTTACGTCGCCGACGGCGCGCGGTAA
- the tviB gene encoding Vi polysaccharide biosynthesis UDP-N-acetylglucosamine C-6 dehydrogenase TviB yields the protein MINQVNLDGVKIAVVGLGYVGLPLAVEFGKQFATIGYDINSPRIAELKSGKDSTLEVEPELLAEATQLRFSDQLNDISECNVYVVTVPTPIDLAKRPDLTPLEKASEAIGSILKPGDTVIFESTVYPGCTEEVCAPILERASGLRVNGADSQTSAMQLDEQGKGYFSLGYSPERINPGDKSHRLPNIKKVTSGSTEDVADFVDALYGRIIVAGTHKASSIKVAEASKVIENTQRDVNIALMNEFALIFQRLGIDTNDVLEAAGTKWNFLPFKPGLVGGHCIGVDPYYLIQKAQSVGYYPDLIIAARRTNDGMGSFVADQVISLMVRKGMSPGGARVLVLGFAFKENCPDLRNTRVIEMVQSLHGYNAVVDVFDPWVDADEAQREFGIRLIDQPEQGVYDAVILAVGHAEFKAMKQEYIRGLGKPTCVVYDVKHVLPREIVDARL from the coding sequence GTGATTAACCAGGTTAATCTGGATGGCGTAAAGATTGCGGTCGTCGGTTTGGGATATGTAGGCTTGCCGCTAGCTGTGGAATTTGGCAAGCAGTTCGCAACCATCGGCTATGACATAAATTCGCCACGTATTGCCGAACTGAAATCCGGCAAAGACAGTACGCTGGAAGTTGAACCGGAGTTGTTGGCCGAAGCGACTCAATTGCGCTTTTCAGACCAGCTGAACGATATTTCAGAATGCAACGTCTACGTTGTGACGGTTCCGACGCCTATTGATTTGGCAAAACGGCCGGACCTAACGCCATTGGAAAAGGCAAGTGAAGCCATTGGCAGTATTTTGAAACCCGGCGATACTGTGATCTTCGAAAGCACGGTTTACCCTGGTTGCACGGAAGAAGTTTGCGCGCCTATTTTGGAGCGAGCCTCAGGCCTGCGAGTTAACGGCGCAGATTCGCAAACATCTGCGATGCAGTTGGATGAGCAAGGAAAGGGATATTTCTCCTTAGGCTATTCTCCCGAAAGAATTAACCCAGGCGATAAGTCCCATCGCCTTCCGAATATCAAGAAGGTCACGTCAGGTTCTACAGAAGATGTGGCTGATTTTGTAGACGCGCTTTACGGGCGAATTATTGTCGCCGGTACGCACAAAGCTTCATCAATCAAGGTCGCCGAAGCGTCTAAAGTAATTGAGAACACGCAGCGCGATGTGAATATCGCACTGATGAATGAGTTCGCGTTGATTTTTCAGCGGCTTGGCATCGATACAAACGATGTGCTTGAAGCTGCAGGTACAAAGTGGAACTTCTTGCCATTCAAGCCCGGATTGGTGGGCGGACATTGCATCGGCGTAGATCCGTACTATCTGATTCAAAAGGCGCAGAGCGTCGGGTACTACCCGGATCTCATTATCGCGGCGCGAAGAACAAATGATGGAATGGGATCATTTGTCGCGGATCAAGTCATTTCGCTGATGGTGCGAAAAGGCATGAGCCCGGGCGGTGCGCGCGTGTTGGTTTTGGGATTTGCTTTCAAAGAGAACTGCCCGGATTTGCGCAATACGCGTGTCATTGAAATGGTGCAGTCATTGCACGGGTATAACGCCGTCGTAGACGTATTTGATCCGTGGGTCGATGCGGACGAAGCACAGCGAGAATTTGGCATTCGTTTGATTGATCAGCCAGAGCAGGGTGTCTATGACGCCGTGATCTTGGCTGTCGGGCATGCTGAATTCAAGGCGATGAAGCAAGAGTACATCCGCGGTCTTGGAAAGCCCACGTGTGTGGTCTATGACGTCAAGCATGTACTTCCACGAGAAATCGTGGACGCGAGGCTTTGA
- a CDS encoding pit accessory protein — MFSLQTIFGSGKQFFDLLDEAADAAHESTKALSQMLKNPAANLSLDAFKLARQRERVASDKINHALVDSFITPIEREDIESLSSALYKIPKQVERFADRYDLARHRLEHIEFAPRAAMLEQAAGVVVEMVSELRHMRVEEMSRLNERLRVLEAEADRLLLEMHREIYSGRLDAADMFLLKEFFEILEKAIDRCREAGVVAYQIVLKNS, encoded by the coding sequence ATGTTTTCACTGCAAACGATCTTCGGTTCCGGCAAACAGTTCTTTGATTTGTTGGACGAAGCGGCAGATGCCGCGCACGAAAGCACAAAGGCCCTCTCTCAGATGTTGAAGAATCCGGCGGCGAACTTGTCGTTGGATGCCTTCAAACTCGCGCGTCAACGCGAGCGCGTCGCATCGGACAAAATCAATCACGCTTTGGTGGATAGCTTCATCACCCCGATCGAACGCGAAGACATCGAATCGTTGAGCTCGGCGCTCTACAAAATCCCGAAACAAGTCGAACGTTTTGCAGACCGTTACGACCTTGCGCGTCACCGCTTGGAACACATCGAATTCGCGCCGCGCGCTGCGATGCTCGAGCAAGCAGCCGGCGTGGTCGTTGAGATGGTGTCCGAACTGCGTCACATGCGCGTTGAAGAAATGAGCAGACTCAACGAGCGTTTGCGCGTGCTTGAAGCCGAGGCCGATCGACTGCTGCTTGAAATGCACCGTGAGATCTATTCGGGCCGCTTGGATGCTGCCGATATGTTCTTGCTAAAAGAATTCTTCGAGATTCTGGAAAAAGCCATCGATCGATGCCGCGAAGCCGGTGTGGTGGCTTATCAAATCGTTCTGAAGAACTCCTGA
- a CDS encoding efflux RND transporter periplasmic adaptor subunit translates to MRGHKDMNARLKVLPLMAAWMLAITACSKPADVANIDAETGHGETGRASRSLKLDDLALKAAGVRFETLQPSTPEGQLRAPGEVLDSAYGMTLITPRVESLVVRRYAKLGDEVSAGTPLATLTSVAVSDAQADLRIAEQEWRRVSALGREAVAGRRISEAKVAVDRARAKAQAYGLPGTSEGSVNGQFTLRAPHAGRITSDDFVVGERIEPGKPLYRLVDESSVWVDATLPTVAVSSIAVGSRATVVVDGRRILGRVLRSAHRTSETTRNAVIRIEVPNKEDYLHAGDFVDVYLDATRDAGEALTLVVPTTALIQMEGDSVVFRRGANGVLEATPVRTAAVIGDSTVIEEGLKAGDVIVVEGAFSLKSQLLKSQLGDGHGH, encoded by the coding sequence ATGAGAGGACATAAGGACATGAATGCACGTTTGAAGGTGTTGCCGCTGATGGCTGCATGGATGTTGGCCATAACGGCCTGTTCAAAGCCGGCTGATGTGGCAAACATAGACGCTGAAACTGGGCACGGTGAAACTGGACGGGCAAGTCGCAGCTTGAAGCTTGATGACTTGGCACTTAAAGCTGCGGGCGTTCGTTTCGAAACGCTGCAGCCTTCAACGCCGGAAGGCCAACTGCGCGCGCCAGGTGAAGTGTTGGACAGTGCCTATGGCATGACCTTGATCACACCGCGTGTTGAATCTTTGGTGGTGCGTCGTTACGCCAAGTTGGGTGATGAGGTGAGTGCAGGCACGCCGCTGGCTACGCTAACGAGTGTTGCAGTGTCGGATGCACAAGCGGATTTGCGAATTGCGGAGCAAGAGTGGCGACGTGTGTCTGCCTTGGGTCGTGAAGCCGTTGCGGGCCGAAGAATCAGTGAAGCCAAAGTGGCGGTCGACCGCGCGCGTGCAAAAGCACAGGCCTATGGTTTGCCCGGCACTTCTGAGGGCTCAGTCAATGGGCAATTCACTTTGCGTGCACCGCATGCGGGACGGATTACTTCCGATGATTTTGTGGTGGGTGAGCGTATTGAGCCTGGCAAGCCGTTGTATCGGTTGGTGGACGAGTCAAGCGTTTGGGTCGATGCCACTTTGCCGACAGTCGCGGTGTCTAGCATTGCTGTGGGGTCGCGGGCAACGGTTGTGGTCGATGGCCGACGGATCCTTGGACGCGTTTTGCGCTCGGCGCACAGAACTTCCGAAACCACCCGTAATGCAGTGATACGCATCGAAGTTCCGAATAAGGAGGACTATTTGCATGCAGGTGACTTTGTCGATGTATATCTCGATGCCACTCGCGATGCAGGAGAGGCGCTGACTTTGGTTGTGCCGACGACGGCCTTGATTCAAATGGAGGGTGATTCGGTCGTGTTTCGTCGTGGTGCGAACGGCGTGCTCGAGGCGACGCCCGTGCGAACAGCGGCCGTCATCGGGGATTCCACTGTGATTGAAGAGGGACTCAAAGCGGGTGACGTAATAGTCGTAGAGGGTGCCTTCTCGCTGAAATCGCAATTGCTCAAATCACAGCTTGGAGACGGTCATGGGCATTGA
- a CDS encoding MBL fold metallo-hydrolase — MSTWQLRLQGVGNASAGPTLGSAMCTIEKDGAPWLTIDCGPEGLTHFQSTYGEMPKALFITHTHLDHVGGFERLFVDTYFNPARRGKVRVYCPVTVVPLLHKRVADYPNVLAEGGANFWDAFQLIPVGDAFWHEGVRLQVFPVRHHWPESAYGLRVPGSLVWTGDTRPIPEVLQVFANDDELIAHDCALHGNPSHTGVEDFEAHYDAETQKRCVLYHYASVEEGDALAARGHRVARQGEVIALRTPR; from the coding sequence ATGAGCACTTGGCAATTGCGCTTACAGGGTGTCGGGAACGCTTCCGCAGGGCCGACCTTGGGCTCGGCGATGTGCACGATCGAGAAAGACGGTGCGCCGTGGCTCACGATTGATTGCGGTCCGGAAGGGCTGACGCATTTTCAATCGACGTATGGCGAGATGCCGAAAGCGCTGTTCATTACGCACACCCATCTGGATCATGTCGGTGGGTTTGAGCGGTTGTTTGTCGACACCTACTTCAACCCGGCGCGTCGCGGCAAAGTACGTGTGTATTGCCCGGTGACCGTGGTGCCGTTGCTGCACAAGCGTGTGGCGGACTACCCAAATGTATTGGCCGAAGGTGGCGCGAACTTCTGGGATGCCTTCCAGCTGATTCCAGTGGGGGATGCGTTCTGGCATGAAGGTGTCCGTTTACAGGTCTTTCCTGTGCGTCACCACTGGCCGGAGAGTGCCTATGGCTTACGTGTGCCCGGCAGCTTGGTGTGGACGGGCGATACACGGCCGATCCCGGAAGTGTTGCAAGTCTTCGCCAATGATGACGAACTCATTGCGCACGATTGCGCGTTACACGGCAACCCATCGCATACCGGCGTGGAAGATTTTGAAGCGCACTACGATGCAGAGACGCAAAAGCGTTGCGTGCTGTATCACTATGCCTCGGTAGAAGAAGGCGACGCCTTGGCGGCACGCGGTCATCGCGTGGCGCGTCAGGGTGAAGTGATCGCTTTGCGTACGCCGCGCTAA
- a CDS encoding RsiV family protein yields the protein MAKRWCLPMAVSVVMAALIAGCDKTPSPGAVNTPSAQAGAAQVADVDLTDIIEQKPTYLIGITFPKDVSIPPPLKSEIKAFADASRDRLIIAARDVKPGSPGAPYDLSLEFRELPGNSPAVRTFSADGSMYTGGEHGNALIRRFVWDVRGERLITANDLVSTPEGWQALSKFVKEALLKQAGERFEEDQLSDAEKAALLAQLKPLVEEGTQPSAENYQDFEPMLDSNGKMIGITFIFPPYQVAGYADGVQRVDVPASVFAPYLSANVRNHFDVPPISPSTTP from the coding sequence GTGGCAAAACGTTGGTGCCTGCCGATGGCGGTGAGTGTCGTCATGGCAGCCTTGATCGCTGGTTGTGACAAAACACCTTCTCCGGGCGCTGTGAATACGCCTAGTGCGCAAGCCGGTGCAGCGCAGGTGGCCGATGTCGATCTAACCGACATCATCGAACAAAAGCCCACATACCTGATCGGCATCACCTTTCCAAAAGATGTCAGCATTCCGCCACCGCTCAAGTCTGAAATCAAGGCTTTTGCAGATGCTTCGCGCGATCGGCTCATCATTGCTGCGCGCGATGTAAAGCCTGGCTCGCCGGGCGCGCCCTATGACTTGAGTTTGGAATTCCGAGAACTCCCGGGCAACAGCCCCGCTGTACGCACCTTCTCGGCTGACGGCAGCATGTATACCGGTGGCGAACATGGGAATGCTTTGATTCGCCGATTTGTTTGGGACGTTCGCGGCGAACGGCTCATCACAGCCAATGATTTGGTGTCCACCCCGGAAGGGTGGCAAGCCCTGTCCAAATTCGTGAAAGAAGCGCTGTTAAAGCAGGCAGGCGAGCGCTTCGAAGAAGATCAGCTTTCCGATGCAGAAAAAGCTGCCTTACTCGCCCAATTGAAACCCTTGGTAGAAGAAGGCACTCAGCCCAGCGCCGAAAACTATCAAGACTTCGAGCCAATGCTAGACAGTAATGGCAAGATGATCGGCATCACTTTTATCTTCCCGCCGTACCAAGTTGCCGGCTATGCCGATGGCGTGCAAAGGGTCGATGTGCCGGCTAGCGTGTTCGCGCCGTATTTGTCGGCAAATGTACGCAACCATTTCGATGTGCCCCCGATATCGCCCAGCACGACTCCCTGA
- a CDS encoding DUF6165 family protein: MSEIQVPVSFGELLDKIAILQIKSERMNDAAKLANVRNELTALDATWAAHPASKQDIAALRADLKAVNERLWVIEDDIRLKEKAQAFDDEFIQLARSVYFENDVRAKIKKDINLALGSSYVEEKSYEDYRAPSAT, from the coding sequence ATGTCTGAAATCCAAGTGCCCGTGTCCTTCGGTGAATTGCTCGACAAGATCGCGATTCTCCAGATCAAATCTGAACGCATGAACGATGCCGCGAAGCTGGCCAATGTGCGCAATGAGCTGACGGCCTTGGATGCCACTTGGGCCGCGCATCCGGCATCAAAGCAGGACATCGCGGCTTTGCGTGCGGATCTCAAAGCGGTGAACGAACGCCTTTGGGTGATTGAAGACGACATTCGTCTGAAAGAAAAGGCACAAGCCTTCGACGATGAATTTATTCAATTGGCCCGTAGCGTGTATTTCGAAAATGACGTGCGCGCCAAGATCAAGAAAGACATCAACTTGGCTTTGGGATCTTCATACGTGGAAGAAAAATCGTACGAAGATTACCGCGCGCCGTCGGCGACGTAA
- a CDS encoding TolC family protein yields the protein MFSIRRPYRRCVVRYVLAIAVIGVFGQSAFAAERPANQAPKALQSALRDAWQHHPDSRSIDAQLSAARARLQAASQPLYNPELVLSQDEDGPERTIAAGMNLTLDLAGKRRARRDAASAQVALTTAEAQVLRRDFVRDWLLSWSDTRNARRRLAIGNRRQALLQRFAELARKQFSVGDISGLERDLALFAREQSTAENAQLMTDLIDAEARFRVVGGVTETAHTESPFEFGAPEMAQFDSGTQALPEWLTAKSALDLANREVIVANKNRQADPTIGAYSSRKDFNGRGARYDAYGVSISIPLHVRNTYRAEVLAAQSDVDVAEARLKRVELALETNRRRAAESYAGTRAAWQVWQSSQGTDIDRRTDLLEKLWREGEMSTSEYLLQLNQTLEAQMAGLELESRLFRAYTDYLVFSGQLEQWAGMEGAP from the coding sequence ATGTTTTCTATTCGAAGGCCGTATCGACGTTGCGTCGTGCGGTATGTGTTGGCGATCGCCGTGATCGGCGTGTTCGGCCAGTCGGCATTTGCAGCCGAACGACCGGCCAACCAAGCGCCGAAGGCTTTGCAATCGGCGCTTCGTGATGCTTGGCAGCACCATCCTGATAGCCGGTCGATCGACGCGCAGTTGTCTGCGGCGCGTGCGCGACTGCAGGCGGCAAGTCAGCCGCTTTATAACCCTGAGCTTGTGCTATCTCAAGACGAAGATGGACCAGAGCGCACGATTGCGGCCGGTATGAATCTCACGTTGGACCTTGCCGGCAAGCGTCGTGCGCGTCGTGATGCCGCCAGCGCGCAAGTTGCGTTGACAACTGCGGAAGCCCAAGTGCTTCGACGTGATTTTGTGCGTGATTGGTTGTTGAGTTGGTCAGACACGCGCAATGCGCGTAGACGGCTTGCGATTGGTAATAGGCGTCAGGCTTTGTTGCAACGTTTTGCGGAGCTCGCGCGTAAGCAATTTTCAGTGGGTGACATTTCGGGTTTAGAGCGTGATCTTGCCTTGTTTGCGCGGGAGCAGTCCACCGCTGAGAACGCTCAGTTGATGACAGATTTGATTGATGCCGAGGCACGTTTTCGCGTAGTCGGGGGCGTGACAGAAACGGCCCATACCGAATCGCCCTTTGAATTTGGAGCGCCTGAAATGGCGCAGTTTGATTCGGGTACGCAAGCCTTACCTGAGTGGTTGACGGCAAAGTCGGCACTTGATCTGGCAAATCGCGAAGTCATTGTCGCAAACAAGAATCGCCAAGCAGACCCGACGATTGGTGCGTATAGCAGTCGCAAAGATTTTAACGGGCGTGGCGCTAGGTACGATGCCTACGGCGTGAGCATCAGCATTCCCTTGCACGTGCGCAACACATATCGTGCTGAAGTGCTGGCCGCGCAGTCTGACGTGGACGTCGCAGAAGCCCGATTGAAACGTGTGGAATTGGCCTTGGAAACGAACCGCCGTCGCGCAGCCGAAAGCTATGCCGGCACACGGGCTGCGTGGCAGGTGTGGCAGAGCAGCCAGGGTACGGACATCGATCGACGCACTGATCTCTTGGAAAAGCTGTGGCGAGAAGGCGAGATGTCGACGTCCGAATATCTCCTTCAGCTCAATCAAACCTTGGAAGCGCAAATGGCGGGCTTGGAACTCGAATCACGACTGTTTCGTGCGTACACGGACTATCTGGTGTTCAGTGGGCAACTTGAACAGTGGGCAGGCATGGAGGGCGCACCATGA
- a CDS encoding alpha/beta hydrolase, translating into MSLLTKCLVASAALVIVAYLAVIALLYFNQNKFIYYPTGRSSEVPSFVMHRDDANIVVSTDSIQGTQAILYFGGNAEDVSQSVRQLSSAFPGKAIYAMHYRSYGGSTGSPSERALISDGLALYDAIATHHPNITLVGRSLGSGIAIQIAAKKPAEKLILVTPYNSILELAQSQFKLFPVQWILRDTFESWRYAPKIRVPTTLYVASHDQVIPNQSSYALARAFPPGIARVVTLQNTDHNSISASPDYLK; encoded by the coding sequence ATGAGCTTGCTTACAAAGTGCCTCGTTGCATCGGCAGCACTGGTGATTGTTGCCTATTTGGCTGTCATCGCCCTGCTTTACTTCAATCAAAACAAGTTCATCTACTACCCCACTGGACGCAGTAGTGAAGTGCCTTCGTTTGTCATGCATCGCGACGATGCGAATATCGTTGTGTCGACGGATTCCATTCAAGGCACACAAGCCATTCTCTATTTCGGAGGAAATGCGGAAGATGTCTCGCAATCCGTCCGGCAACTGAGTAGCGCGTTCCCGGGAAAAGCCATTTATGCGATGCACTATCGCAGTTATGGCGGGAGCACAGGCAGCCCTTCAGAACGCGCACTCATTTCTGATGGACTGGCGTTATACGACGCGATCGCCACACATCACCCGAACATTACGCTCGTTGGTCGCAGCTTGGGTAGCGGCATTGCGATCCAAATCGCCGCGAAAAAACCCGCTGAGAAACTCATACTCGTCACGCCCTATAACAGCATTCTCGAGCTGGCCCAATCGCAATTCAAGCTATTTCCGGTGCAGTGGATTCTTAGGGATACATTTGAATCATGGCGTTATGCACCCAAAATCCGCGTTCCCACAACCCTCTATGTGGCGTCACACGATCAAGTGATTCCGAATCAAAGTTCTTACGCGCTTGCACGCGCCTTCCCACCGGGCATTGCACGGGTTGTCACGTTGCAGAATACTGATCACAACTCGATTTCAGCATCACCCGATTACTTGAAATAG
- a CDS encoding 3-deoxy-D-manno-octulosonic acid kinase, with protein MDFADARGAGQLVFNPSLVEHPKPEWFDPASWGEAIKPVANGGRGAAWFVNGPFGSAVLRHYLRGGQMARFSRDAFVWSGRQNVRSHNELELLALMRELKLPVPEPIASIHWRTGLRYRAAILVGTIPNTRTFASMLEDSMHDERLWRRIGIMIARFHQARILHADLNAHNVLVDTQGFGHLIDFDKSERRLKGDHDWQQDNLARFERSVHKVCNGNAALASAVIMAVTSAYRESMR; from the coding sequence ATGGACTTCGCCGATGCGCGCGGAGCGGGACAGCTCGTCTTCAATCCGAGCCTTGTCGAACATCCTAAACCGGAGTGGTTCGATCCTGCGAGTTGGGGCGAGGCGATCAAGCCGGTTGCGAACGGCGGGCGCGGCGCCGCTTGGTTTGTGAACGGCCCGTTTGGTTCGGCCGTGCTTCGACATTATTTGCGCGGCGGCCAGATGGCGCGTTTTTCGCGTGATGCATTTGTGTGGAGCGGTCGACAGAACGTTCGCAGTCATAACGAACTTGAGCTGTTGGCTTTGATGCGCGAACTCAAGTTGCCTGTGCCAGAGCCGATTGCATCGATTCACTGGCGCACAGGTTTGCGCTATCGCGCGGCGATCTTGGTAGGCACGATTCCAAACACGCGCACGTTTGCGTCGATGCTTGAAGACAGCATGCATGACGAGCGTCTGTGGCGACGCATCGGAATCATGATTGCGCGCTTTCATCAGGCGCGCATTTTGCATGCAGACTTGAACGCGCACAACGTGTTGGTTGATACGCAGGGATTCGGACACCTGATTGATTTTGATAAGAGCGAGCGCCGTTTGAAAGGCGATCACGACTGGCAGCAAGACAACCTCGCGCGTTTTGAACGTTCAGTGCATAAGGTGTGTAATGGCAATGCAGCATTGGCGTCTGCGGTCATCATGGCGGTGACATCGGCCTATCGGGAAAGCATGCGATGA
- a CDS encoding VOC family protein codes for MTTQAFINLPVADLPKSIAFFEALGFKRNPQFCDDNAACIVISDTLYVMLLVHTRFKDFTPKDICDTSKAVEVLISLSCDSREQVDHLVAQALANGGTTYDKPEDYGFMYTHSFVDLDGHGWGLLHMSGAPA; via the coding sequence ATGACCACTCAAGCCTTTATCAATCTGCCGGTCGCTGACCTGCCCAAATCGATCGCATTCTTCGAAGCATTGGGCTTTAAGCGCAACCCGCAATTCTGCGATGACAATGCCGCCTGCATCGTCATCAGCGACACCCTCTACGTGATGCTCTTAGTCCATACGCGATTCAAAGACTTCACGCCAAAAGACATCTGCGACACAAGCAAAGCTGTTGAAGTTCTGATCTCACTCAGCTGCGATAGCCGCGAGCAGGTGGATCACTTAGTCGCGCAAGCCTTGGCAAATGGCGGCACGACTTATGACAAACCAGAAGACTATGGCTTCATGTACACGCATAGCTTCGTCGACCTCGACGGCCATGGCTGGGGCTTGCTGCATATGAGCGGCGCGCCGGCTTAG
- a CDS encoding inorganic phosphate transporter, whose protein sequence is MLTLLLLVIFAALVFEFINGFHDTANSIATVVATKVLTPGKAVMLAASMNLIGAFFGTAVAKTISSGLIDAEVVQVTSQVILCALMGGITWNLITWWFGLPSSSSHALIGGLCGAALSASHGNWHALVWSQASVEGWTHNKGLLWKVVLPMVSSPLAGFLLGVLILALLYALIYGLSKVPGVLGRFARPRWVNAFFGKAQLASAAYMGFAHGSNDAQKTMGIIALALFGAQAAGTLDTLPAWLAFLHPSSSDNAHIDSWIIATCALVMAAGTAAGGWRIIKTLGHKMVKLQPIDGFAAETASATILVTAAHFGMPVSTTHSISTAIMGVGFGKNPKALKITVIERIIWAWILTIPAAGGVAYLLYKIVERMGWA, encoded by the coding sequence ATGCTGACCCTCTTGCTGCTGGTGATCTTCGCCGCACTGGTCTTCGAGTTCATCAACGGCTTCCACGACACGGCAAACTCGATTGCCACCGTCGTCGCCACGAAGGTGCTGACACCCGGCAAGGCCGTGATGTTGGCCGCCTCAATGAACTTGATCGGCGCGTTCTTCGGCACCGCAGTAGCGAAAACCATCTCTTCCGGCCTGATTGACGCAGAGGTCGTTCAAGTGACATCTCAGGTGATCTTGTGCGCACTGATGGGCGGCATTACCTGGAACCTGATTACCTGGTGGTTCGGTCTGCCCTCTTCGTCTTCCCACGCCCTCATTGGCGGTCTATGCGGCGCGGCTTTGTCTGCTTCGCATGGCAACTGGCATGCCTTGGTCTGGTCGCAAGCCAGCGTTGAAGGCTGGACACATAACAAAGGCTTGCTGTGGAAAGTTGTGCTGCCGATGGTGTCTTCGCCATTAGCAGGCTTCCTATTGGGCGTGCTGATCTTGGCACTGCTTTACGCCCTCATATACGGATTGAGCAAGGTACCCGGTGTTTTGGGCCGTTTTGCGCGTCCGCGTTGGGTCAATGCCTTCTTCGGTAAAGCGCAATTGGCCTCTGCGGCTTACATGGGTTTTGCACACGGCAGCAATGACGCGCAAAAAACCATGGGCATCATCGCGCTCGCTTTGTTTGGCGCGCAAGCCGCAGGCACCTTGGACACCCTGCCCGCGTGGCTCGCGTTCTTGCACCCAAGCAGCAGCGACAACGCGCATATCGACTCTTGGATCATCGCCACCTGTGCATTGGTGATGGCAGCCGGTACCGCAGCAGGCGGCTGGCGCATCATCAAGACCTTGGGTCACAAGATGGTGAAGCTGCAGCCAATCGACGGTTTTGCCGCTGAAACGGCATCGGCCACGATCTTGGTAACCGCAGCGCATTTCGGTATGCCGGTGTCGACCACGCACAGCATTTCGACGGCCATCATGGGTGTGGGCTTCGGTAAGAACCCGAAAGCGCTCAAGATCACGGTGATTGAACGCATTATTTGGGCGTGGATATTGACCATCCCGGCAGCGGGTGGTGTCGCCTACTTGCTGTACAAAATTGTTGAGCGAATGGGTTGGGCCTAA